One genomic window of Pecten maximus chromosome 3, xPecMax1.1, whole genome shotgun sequence includes the following:
- the LOC117322930 gene encoding ubiquitin thioesterase OTUB1-like, producing the protein MAEAFSFDPEKNYDEATLAQQRKIEKEIAENQALVSLVVDFDTISADYSKEDETYLGKIQDLKSKYKCVRKTRGDGNCFYRAFGFAYLEQLLSSPEDFARFKEVASKSKDELVSLGFPQFTIEDFYDTFMEVVEKVGVPCTNEELHETFIDQGTSDYLVVYLRLLVSGYLQKEADFFQNFIEGGRTVKEFCNQEVEPMGKESDHLQVMALTSALGVAVRVVYMDRGDSGHCNHHDFPEESKPSVYLLYRPGHYDILYS; encoded by the exons ATGGCTGAAGCGTTTTCCTTCGATCCAG AAAAAAACTATGATGAAGCTACCCTGGCACAGcaaagaaaaattgaaaaagag ATTGCTGAGAACCAAGCTCTTGTGAGTTTGGTGGTTGATTTTGACACCATCAGTGCTGATTATTCAAAAGAGGATGAGACATACTTAGGGAAAATCCAG gaTTTAAAAAGCAAGTACAAATGTGTAAGAAAAACAAGAGGTGATGGCAACTGTTTCTACCGTGCATTTGGGTTTGCTTACCTAGAACAATTACTGTCTTCTCCAGAGGATTTTGCTAG gtttaaGGAGGTGGCTTCCAAGAGTAAGGATGAACTAGTCAGTCTGGGGTTTCCACAGTTTACTATCGAGGACTTCTATGATACT TTCATGGAGGTTGTGGAGAAGGTTGGTGTTCCATGTACAAATGAAGAACTACATGAAACATTCATTGACCAGGGAACTTCTGATTACCTTGTGGTATATCTCAG ATTACTAGTGTCTGGGTATCTTCAGAAAGAGGCAgattttttccaaaatttcatCGAAGGAGGAAGAACTGTCAAAGAATTTTGtaatcag GAAGTTGAACCTATGGGAAAAGAGAGCGACCATCTTCAGGTAATGGCCTTAACCTCTGCATTAGGTGTGGCAGTACGAGTTGTATATATGGATCGAGGAGACAGTGGCCATTGTAATCACCATGACTTTCCAGAGGAATCAAAACCTTCTGTGTACCTCTTATATCGACCTGGACACTATGATATTCTGTATTCCTGA